A genomic window from Algoriphagus sp. Y33 includes:
- a CDS encoding OsmC family protein — translation MNMQRQATAVWNGTIKEGKGNLTSQSGILKQTPYTFVSRFENGTGTNPEELMAAAHAGCFTMKLSADLTSAGYTPEELTTTSTITLDNGVITKSDLVLTAKIPGITEEDFQKLAKSAEETCPVSNAYNLKISLKTTLL, via the coding sequence ATGAACATGCAAAGACAAGCAACAGCCGTATGGAACGGCACGATTAAAGAAGGCAAAGGAAACCTGACTTCCCAAAGTGGGATTTTAAAACAGACTCCTTACACTTTTGTCTCCCGTTTTGAAAACGGAACAGGCACCAACCCCGAAGAACTGATGGCAGCGGCGCATGCAGGCTGTTTTACTATGAAACTGAGTGCTGATCTCACCTCCGCAGGCTACACTCCTGAGGAACTGACCACGACATCAACTATCACATTGGATAATGGTGTGATCACAAAATCTGATTTGGTTTTGACTGCAAAAATTCCAGGTATTACGGAAGAGGATTTTCAAAAATTAGCAAAATCTGCAGAAGAAACCTGTCCCGTAAGCAACGCATACAATCTAAAAATATCACTAAAGACAACCTTACTGTAA
- a CDS encoding nuclear transport factor 2 family protein: MNNKEIVLKAMNELFHEKDSTAIERYWHESYQQHNPSMINGHEGLRKLLPVLDSGFKWQPGIIVEENDIVITHSLVHGWGPAPVIVVDIFRLEDGKIAEHWDVVQEEIPASKSANGNGMTSVRL; encoded by the coding sequence ATGAACAATAAAGAAATCGTATTAAAAGCAATGAATGAATTGTTCCACGAAAAAGACAGTACGGCCATCGAACGGTATTGGCATGAATCCTACCAACAGCACAACCCATCGATGATCAATGGCCATGAAGGACTTAGAAAGCTCTTACCTGTTTTAGATTCAGGTTTTAAGTGGCAGCCCGGTATTATAGTGGAAGAAAATGATATCGTGATCACGCATAGCCTGGTACATGGTTGGGGTCCGGCTCCCGTTATAGTGGTTGATATATTCCGATTAGAAGATGGGAAAATCGCAGAGCATTGGGATGTGGTGCAAGAAGAGATTCCTGCTTCAAAATCTGCCAATGGAAATGGGATGACTTCCGTAAGGCTGTAA